ACGAAGCGTAGATGTAGTCGAGGGTAGCTCGAAATGGTAGGTGACCGATCCGGGAAGCGCCCTGGCTCGATGGACGGTGATGCCGTTCGCGGTAAAGCGCAGCTCGGGAAGCGCCTCTCCCACGGGGCGGATGGTTTTCAGTCGCGCCTCGACGTCGATGAGACCACGATGCGGGAGGTGGCGAAAGACGACGAACGAGCTCCCGTCGGTCCATCGAAAGTACTTGCCTTCGGCTCGCTCCCGCGAATGAAAGCCATCGACGAACCCCCCCTCGTAGCCCCGCTCGAAGTCGATCTCGATGCTTCCACGACCGGCGTAGACGGCTATGGTGGCCGCCGCGACGAGCGCGGCTACTCCGAGTCGAGCGACCATATCTCGACCCGGGGGCCCTTGAGATGGAGAGCGGAGCTCGGTGCCCAGTCCTCGTTGTCCAGGTAGGGTGTCTCCGCGCCCGGATCCACTCGGTGCCGGAGGGTGCCATGTGTGCGTACTCGCTCGAAGAGCGATGCGACCTCGGGAGGTGGAGATCTCGCCGGCTCTCGCAGCACGACATAGCTCACTTCGAGCTTCTTCAGAGGTTCCAGCCCGTCGACAAGCGCCTCGTATGGGACGTAGATCCGATCGAGCTCGTCACCCCGGCCGAAGAAGAAGAGCTGGTAGGACTCGTGCCGTCGCTCGGCTAGCGCGAGCAGGCTCGCGTATTTCCCCTGTTTTTCGATCTCACCGACGGCATCGTTCGCCTCGAGACTAAGGCGGAAGCTCTCTTCGGACTGAGGGAGCGGGACGGAGTACGACTGGAGTGCGATGGCGGTGCCCGTGGAGACGTTTTCCAGGATCCAGGTCCGCGCCAGGGTGCGGGTGTCCGGAGCGGCGAAGAGCCGATCAACTTGCAGCGATCGATAGAGCGGCTGAAGGCAGGCAAGCCCCAGCACGAGCCACGCGACCGCGCCAACGCGCCTTTCGATGCCGGCAACAGCGACTCCGCTCGCTGCCGCGAAACACGGAAGAACGGGATTCAAATAGCGCCCGGCGAAGAAGGTATAAGAAAGGAATAACAAGAAGATCGCAGGGAACGTGCCCCACAACGCGAACCGTCCCCGCATCATGACGAAGCCGGCGCCGATCAGGACGACGAGCGCGTACCCCAGACCCTGCTCGAGAATAAACTGCACGTAGAGCCCCAGGCTCGGCAAGAACGCATTGCCCGACGAAAGGCTTCGGTCCACGACGACCTCCCGGTTCGCCGCCATGTGCTCGAGCGCCGTTTCGGCACGAAGGACCACATAAGGCGAGAGCAGACAGAAGGTGACGAACGAGGCTGCTCCGGAGGCGAGCACCCCTGCGAAGGGGCGTAGCCGCGTCACGATCAGAAGAACCGGCGCGAGGAAGACGAGATAGTAATGGGTGGCAAAACCGACCCCGAGCGCCACACCGGCGAGAAGATAACTCGCGCGCGTCGGCCGCTCTCGAGCACGGTCGATGGCGGTGAGCGCGAGAACGACCAGGAGAGCGGCGGGTACGTCGTGTTTCACGTAGTGGGCATCTCGCACGTGGAAGTAGCAGAAAGCGATCACGACTGCGGCCGCTCGAGCCGCGGTACGGCCGAAATGCCTGTCGACGAGCCGGTAGGTGAGCACGAGGGTGGCGAGGGCACACAGCACGCCGACGAGACGGCCGGCAAGGTAGAAGTCCGTCGGGTCTTCGAAGAATCGACTCTGGAACTCCCGAAGACCTTCGTATCGGCCGACGAGCCACCCGGAGACAAAGAGCCCTCCCATGACAAAGAACAGGACATAAAAGAAGAAGCTCGGGTACAGGTAGTACCCGGGGTCGAGCCCCCGGGCCACGGAGAGCGACCGGGCGACGATGTTCGCCTCGTCGGGGTTGTAGACGAAGGGAAGGCCGTGATCGATGCCCCACAGCCGCAGCGCCGCCGCCGCGAGAACGACCAGCCAGAGGAAGGGGTCGCGGATCGCCGACATCAGCTCGTGCGTAGGTGCTCGATGACGCGTTCTAGAATGCGATCCAACCCAACGGTGGGCTCGTAGCCGATGAGCCTTCTGACCTTGGTAATGTCGGGAACGCGACGAGGCATGTCCTCGAAGCCTTCCTCGTAAGCTTCGTGGTAGGGAACGAAGACGACCTCGGACTGGCTTCCCGTCATTGCCTTGACTTTCCTCGCGAGCTCCAGAATCGTGACCTCGTGTTCCGAGCCGATGTTGAACACCTCACCGAGGGCCCCGGGGTGTTCCATCAAGGCGATGAGGGCCCTCACGACGTCGCTCACGTCGGTAAAACAACGGCTCTGGCTTCCGTCTCCGTACACGGTGATGGGCTCGCCCGCGAGCGCCTGTCGCACGAAATTCGGGATCACCATTCCGTATCGGCCGGTCTGGCGCGGACCCACGGTATTGAAGAGCCGCACGATGATGACGGGGAGCTTCTTCTCCTTGTTGTAGGCAAGGGCGAGAAATTCGTCGATCGCCTTCGAGCAGGCGTAGCTCCACCGTCCTTTCGTCGTCGGACCCATCACCAGGTCGTCGTTTTCCTGGAATGGAACTTTCGCGCTCTTTCCGTACACTTCTGACGTCGAAGCCACGAGGACACGCTTTTTCTTCTTGTTGGCCAGCTTCAGAATCGTCTCGGTACCATGAACGTTCGTCTCGATGGTGTGAACCGGGCTATCGACGATGAGGCGGACTCCAACGGCGGCAGCGAGATGCACCACGATATCGACTCGGTCGACCTGCTCGGCGGTGACCGGCTCGTTCATGACGGTGTCAATCGTGTAGTGGAACCCCTCGATGCCTTTGAGCGGCTCGATGTTTTCGATGCTTCCCGTGGACAGGTCGTCGAGGACGAACACTTCGTGCCCCTGGCTCAAGAGCGCTTCGGCAAGATGCGAGCCGATGAAGCCCGCCCCGCCGGTGATGAGCACTCTCACGTGAGGCCCCCGTTCGCCGGACCTCGTCGTCCCGCCTTCATCAAGACCTCGGCCACGCGGCGGGCGCCGCGGGCATCGACGAGCCGGGCGCCAGCCTCACTCATGCTTCGACGACGCTCCGAGGCAAGCAGGAGCTCGCGGGTCTTCTCGGCGATGGTCTCCTCCGACACATCGGTCCCGAGTCCGAGATGAAGGATCGTCCCGTAGCGCTCGAAACTCTCCATCCTCTTTTTCTCGCGCGCGTTCTGGCAGAGCACGACGCCCGGACGGCCCAGGGCCGCAATCTCGAAAACCGTCATTCCTCCCGAGCAGATGACGAGGTCCGACTCGAACAAGATATCCGCCATATGCTCGACGTTTCGAAGAAGCGTCGGCTGACGAGAAAGCCTCGGAAGGAGCTCCTCGAGCTCAGGGTGATAACCGAAGGCGGGGCCCAGCACGGCTCTCACCTGAACCTCTTCGAGCCTGTCGAGTGCCGCGAGAGTCTTCAGCGTGAGCCCCTGGGGATCGCTTCCGCCAAAGCTGACGACCACCCGGCTGCCGCGGCCGTCGATGGATCCTGACTCTCGGTTCTGAAACGAATCTCGGAGAATGGCGAAAGCCGGTCCGGAGTAGTAGTCGTCGAGCTCGGCTTCGGCTTCCTGCATCGTGGCGATGATGACCGAAGCGATCTCTTTGGGCCGTTCGATGTCCTCGATCGAGTCCACGAGGTTGATGGTGGACGCTCCCAGCGTCGCCAGGGATCGTAAGTACTCGCCGTCGAGGAACGGTCGATCGTTGACGATGATATTCGGCGAGTAGTCACGCACGGCTTCGATCTCCGGGCCGGCGAGAACCCGGACCTGGTGACCAGCTCGGGAAACTTGCTGGACACCCTCGGGATGATCCGCGCTCATGAGAAAGCAGATGTCCGCGTGCGAAACGCTCCTCAAGGCGTCGGCGACGGCCAAACTTCGATAGACATGGCCCATCCCGATTCGCCCGCCACCGTCGACGCGGATGAGAACTCGAGGGAGGTGCGCGAGCTTTTCCGCGAGCCAGAAGTCGTAGATGTCGTGAACCGTGATCGACGAGAGCTTGTCCATGAGAACGTGGCCGACCCGTGAGCCGAGTCGCGTCGTTCCCTCGAGAACATCACGGCGGAGAACCCGGATCGCGCCGTCCTCCTGGTAAAGCGGCTCTTGATCCTCTCTGCGTCCCGCGTGCTGGAATAGGGGCTCGAGCCTCCCTTCGGGCATGCGCCACGTGAGCGTGCGCACTTCGTTGAGCGATATCACCGAGTCGAGATCTCTAGCGGCGAGGGCATCAATGGCCTCGTCGATCTGCCGGCCGGTGCGAAAAGGGGACGTCGCCTGAAGAATGACCACGATTCCGAATCGCTTGCCTTCCTCTTTCTCGATGGCACGGACGGCGTGCCGAATGACGGCATTGATCTGCGGAAGATCCCCCGAGAGCTCTTTGGGCCGGCGAAAGGGCACTTCGGCTCCGTACTCGACCGCCACCCGGGCCACCTGGTCGTCGTCGGTAGAGACGACCAATCGGTCGATATAGCGGCTCTTTCTCGCTTCCAGGAGCGTGTGGGCGATGAGCGGTAGCGGCCCCAACTTCTTGATGTTGAGGTAAGGCACTTCGCTGTCGCCCCCGCGCGCCGGGACGACGGCAATCACTCGCTCGTTTTCTTTCATTTCACAGCATCGACCACTCGAGAACCGTATCCTCGGGTATCGTCACCTTCG
This region of Vicinamibacteria bacterium genomic DNA includes:
- a CDS encoding glycosyltransferase family 39 protein → MSAIRDPFLWLVVLAAAALRLWGIDHGLPFVYNPDEANIVARSLSVARGLDPGYYLYPSFFFYVLFFVMGGLFVSGWLVGRYEGLREFQSRFFEDPTDFYLAGRLVGVLCALATLVLTYRLVDRHFGRTAARAAAVVIAFCYFHVRDAHYVKHDVPAALLVVLALTAIDRARERPTRASYLLAGVALGVGFATHYYLVFLAPVLLIVTRLRPFAGVLASGAASFVTFCLLSPYVVLRAETALEHMAANREVVVDRSLSSGNAFLPSLGLYVQFILEQGLGYALVVLIGAGFVMMRGRFALWGTFPAIFLLFLSYTFFAGRYLNPVLPCFAAASGVAVAGIERRVGAVAWLVLGLACLQPLYRSLQVDRLFAAPDTRTLARTWILENVSTGTAIALQSYSVPLPQSEESFRLSLEANDAVGEIEKQGKYASLLALAERRHESYQLFFFGRGDELDRIYVPYEALVDGLEPLKKLEVSYVVLREPARSPPPEVASLFERVRTHGTLRHRVDPGAETPYLDNEDWAPSSALHLKGPRVEIWSLDSE
- a CDS encoding NAD-dependent epimerase/dehydratase family protein, translating into MRVLITGGAGFIGSHLAEALLSQGHEVFVLDDLSTGSIENIEPLKGIEGFHYTIDTVMNEPVTAEQVDRVDIVVHLAAAVGVRLIVDSPVHTIETNVHGTETILKLANKKKKRVLVASTSEVYGKSAKVPFQENDDLVMGPTTKGRWSYACSKAIDEFLALAYNKEKKLPVIIVRLFNTVGPRQTGRYGMVIPNFVRQALAGEPITVYGDGSQSRCFTDVSDVVRALIALMEHPGALGEVFNIGSEHEVTILELARKVKAMTGSQSEVVFVPYHEAYEEGFEDMPRRVPDITKVRRLIGYEPTVGLDRILERVIEHLRTS
- a CDS encoding glycosyltransferase, translating into MKENERVIAVVPARGGDSEVPYLNIKKLGPLPLIAHTLLEARKSRYIDRLVVSTDDDQVARVAVEYGAEVPFRRPKELSGDLPQINAVIRHAVRAIEKEEGKRFGIVVILQATSPFRTGRQIDEAIDALAARDLDSVISLNEVRTLTWRMPEGRLEPLFQHAGRREDQEPLYQEDGAIRVLRRDVLEGTTRLGSRVGHVLMDKLSSITVHDIYDFWLAEKLAHLPRVLIRVDGGGRIGMGHVYRSLAVADALRSVSHADICFLMSADHPEGVQQVSRAGHQVRVLAGPEIEAVRDYSPNIIVNDRPFLDGEYLRSLATLGASTINLVDSIEDIERPKEIASVIIATMQEAEAELDDYYSGPAFAILRDSFQNRESGSIDGRGSRVVVSFGGSDPQGLTLKTLAALDRLEEVQVRAVLGPAFGYHPELEELLPRLSRQPTLLRNVEHMADILFESDLVICSGGMTVFEIAALGRPGVVLCQNAREKKRMESFERYGTILHLGLGTDVSEETIAEKTRELLLASERRRSMSEAGARLVDARGARRVAEVLMKAGRRGPANGGLT